Part of the Dermatophilus congolensis genome is shown below.
TCGGTGAAGCTTTACAGCCCTTGGAAATCAGGCCTACAGCCCACGGCACGTAAACCCGCTTGCCCCCGTGCTGATCCTCCAAGCCCAACGAAGCGATACACGCAGCCCAAAAATTGCCAGATTATCTATTGACTATCGCTGCAAAATGATTCAGTGAGCAATAACACAAGTTGCCCGTATTTCCTCAGGTTGCCACCACACGAGGAAATACTCAGAGTTCACGAATTCATTTTGAGCACAATCAGATTCCCCGGTTAACTTGACTCAATGGGACTTTCATTTACTTAGGAAGCTTACTCTTTAATTTCCCGGACTATTTCCCAAGCAAGAATTTCCGTGCAACATAAACCAAAAAGTTGTCGGCTTATTTATTCTCATAACTTTGAGGCACCCATTAGCGGCCACACAGGCACCTCCACCACTGTCCCCTGACCGCTTCAATACCTCGCTTCTGCTGCACTCCAAGAGCCAGAGAGTATACACGAAGAGAGCCAGGTTTAACATTCCGGTTAAACCTGGCTCTCTTCTGCACTCCTGGTGGCTGGTCAAGGATTCGAACCTTGGTAGCTTGCGCGACGGATTTACAGTCCGCTCCCTTTGGCCGCTCGGGCAACCAGCCTTGTCGGTGCGAGTACGACGATAGCAGGACGTTCGTTTCACAGACAAACTGGCACCTCGCCCACCCATTTACCCCCTCCCACTTCCCGTGGGGCACGTTCACCAACCCCCGCACGTTGGCTAACCTCAGCCCTAACAAAGTTTCACTTACCAGCACGAGGAGCCCCATGGCAGACAGCTCATTCGACATCGTCAGCAAAGTCGACCACCAAGAAGTCGCCAACGCCGTCAACCAAGCCGCCAAAGAAATCTCCCAACGCTACGACTTCAAAAACGTCGACGCCTCCGTCGACCTCTCCGGCGAAACCATCACCATGAAAGCCAACTCCGAAGAGCGCTGCCTCGCCGTCCTTGACGTCCTCCAAACCAAGCTCGTCAAACGCGGAGTCTCCCTCAAATCGCTCGACACCGGTGACGGCACCCCCAAAGCCTCCGGCAAGATCTACCGCCTCGACGGCGCCCTCAAAGACGGCATCAGCCAAGAAAACGCCAAGAAAATTAGCAAACTCATCCGCGACGAATTCGGCAAAACAGTCAAACCCGTCATCCAAGGCGACGAACTACGCGTCAGCTCTAAAAGCCGCGACGACCTCCAAGCCGTCCAACGCATGCTCAAAGAATCCGACCTCGACGTCGCCCTCCAATTCACCAACTACCGCTAACCAAACAACATGAACACCCCCACCCCGCAGGCACGCCCGCGGGTCCTGATCGTGGCGGCCGGCGGCACCATCGCCGGCTCGTCGGCCGCCGCGACCGGGCACCGCTACACCGCCGGAATCCTGAACATCACCGACCTCACCAACGCGATCGGCCCCATCGGCAACCACATCAACCTCACCGCCAAACAAGTCTTCTCCATCGACTCCACCGAGATGACACTCGCCGACCGCATCACCATCGCCCACACCATTCACACCGAACTCACCAACGCCACCCACCAAGGCGCCCCCTACAACGGCGTCGTCGTTACACACGGAACCGACACCCTCGAAGACACCGCCTTCTGCCTCCACCACCTCCTGCCCGCACAGACACCCATCGTCATCACCGGAGCCATGCTCCCCGCCGACGCCCCCGGCGCAGACGGCCCTGCCAACCTCACCGACGCCATCACCATTGCCGCCTCACCCCACGCACAGGGATGCGGCACCCTCGTCGCCTTCGCCGGACGCATCCACACCGGCCGTGACGTCACCAAACGCTCCGCCTCCCGCATCGACGCATTCACCTCCGACCACGGCCCCATCGGAGAAACGGTCGGCGGCCATCCCTACCGCCTCACCCCACCCCCCACCCCAACAGGACAATTCCCCATCACCCAACTCCCCCACACCCTGCCCCGCGTCGACGTCGCCATCGGCCTACCTGAAAACGCGCCCACCAACCGAGCCATCATCAACACCGCACCCGATGGACTCATCTACATCGGCCCTGGCAGCGGCAACGTCGACACCGCCAACGCAGACATCCTCGACCAGGCCAGCAACAACGGCATCAAAATCGTCCGCACCTCCCGCACCGGAGGAGGCATCACAGATCACAACGGCGCCATCAACGACACCGAACACAACTGGATAGCCGGCGCAGGCCACCCCTGGCACAAAGCCCGCATCCTGCTCACCCTCGCCCTAGCCCACAACCCCACAGCAACTACCACCGAACTACAACACCTCTTCAACCACTCCTAACCCACCACTACTGCCCCATACGCCGCGCCATCTGCTGCAAACGACCAATACGATCAGCCATCGGCGGGTGCGTCGAAAACAGCTGACCGATGTCCTCAGCCCT
Proteins encoded:
- a CDS encoding YajQ family cyclic di-GMP-binding protein; the protein is MADSSFDIVSKVDHQEVANAVNQAAKEISQRYDFKNVDASVDLSGETITMKANSEERCLAVLDVLQTKLVKRGVSLKSLDTGDGTPKASGKIYRLDGALKDGISQENAKKISKLIRDEFGKTVKPVIQGDELRVSSKSRDDLQAVQRMLKESDLDVALQFTNYR
- a CDS encoding asparaginase, with the translated sequence MNTPTPQARPRVLIVAAGGTIAGSSAAATGHRYTAGILNITDLTNAIGPIGNHINLTAKQVFSIDSTEMTLADRITIAHTIHTELTNATHQGAPYNGVVVTHGTDTLEDTAFCLHHLLPAQTPIVITGAMLPADAPGADGPANLTDAITIAASPHAQGCGTLVAFAGRIHTGRDVTKRSASRIDAFTSDHGPIGETVGGHPYRLTPPPTPTGQFPITQLPHTLPRVDVAIGLPENAPTNRAIINTAPDGLIYIGPGSGNVDTANADILDQASNNGIKIVRTSRTGGGITDHNGAINDTEHNWIAGAGHPWHKARILLTLALAHNPTATTTELQHLFNHS